Proteins encoded together in one Onychomys torridus chromosome 1, mOncTor1.1, whole genome shotgun sequence window:
- the Gal3st3 gene encoding galactose-3-O-sulfotransferase 3 translates to MPPILQRLQQSTTMMSRRKILLLVLGCSTISLLIHQGSQLSWYPKLFPLSCPPLRESPPRAKHTAVAFLKTHKTAGTTVQNILFRFAERHNLTVALPHPSCEHQFCYPRNFSAHFVHPATRPPHMLASHLRFDRAELQRLMPPGTVYVTILREPAAMFESLFSYYNQYCPAFRRVPNASLEAFLRAPEAYYRPGEHFAMFAHNTLAYDLGGDNERSPREDAAYLAGLIRQVEEVFSLVMIAEYFDESLVLLRRLLAWDLDDVLYARLNARAATSRLATIPEALARAARTWNALDAGLYDHFNATFWRRVARAGRACVEREARELREARQRLLRRCFGDEPVLRPAAQIRTKQLQPWQPSRKVDIMGYDLPGGGAGPSTEACLKLAMPEVQYSNYLLRKQKRRGGVRSRPEPVLDNPPPRPIRALPRIPQGT, encoded by the exons ATGCCACCCATCCTCCAGCGCCTGCAGCAGTCCACCACGATGATGAGCCGCAGGAAAATCCTGCTATTGGTGCTAGGGTGCAGCACCATAAGCCTCCTCATCCACCAGGGAtcgcagctcagttg GTACCCCAAGTTGTTCCCTCTGAGCTGCCCGCCCCTGCGAGAGTCGCCACCCCGTGCCAAGCACACGGCCGTGGCCTTCCTGAAGACTCACAAGACCGCGGGGACCACGGTGCAGAACATCCTGTTCCGCTTCGCAGAACGCCACAATCTCACCGTGGCCCTGCCCCACCCGAGCTGCGAGCACCAGTTCTGCTATCCGCGGAACTTCTCGGCGCACTTCGTGCACCCGGCCACGCGGCCCCCGCACATGCTGGCCAGCCACCTGCGCTTCGACCGCGCCGAACTCCAACGCCTCATGCCGCCGGGCACGGTCTACGTCACCATCCTGCGCGAGCCGGCCGCCATGTTCGAGTCGCTCTTCAGCTACTACAACCAGTACTGCCCGGCCTTCCGGCGCGTGCCCAACGCGTCGCTCGAGGCCTTCCTGCGCGCACCCGAGGCCTACTACCGTCCCGGGGAGCACTTCGCCATGTTTGCGCACAACACGCTGGCCTACGACCTGGGAGGCGACAACGAGCGCAGCCCACGCGAGGACGCGGCCTACCTGGCGGGCCTCATCCGCCAGGTGGAGGAGGTTTTCTCGCTCGTCATGATCGCGGAGTACTTCGACGAGTCGCTCGTGCTGCTGCGGCGCCTCCTGGCCTGGGACCTGGACGACGTGCTCTACGCCAGGCTGAACGCGCGCGCCGCCACCTCGCGCCTGGCCACCATCCCCGAGGCGCTGGCGCGGGCCGCGCGCACCTGGAACGCGCTCGACGCCGGCCTCTACGACCACTTCAACGCCACCTTCTGGCGCCGCGTGGCGCGCGCGGGCCGCGCGTGCGTGGAGCGCGAGGCGCGCGAGTTGCGCGAGGCCCGCCAGCGCCTGCTGCGCCGTTGCTTCGGCGACGAGCCGGTGCTGCGACCCGCTGCGCAGATTCGCACCAAGCAGCTGCAGCCTTGGCAGCCTAGCCGCAAGGTGGACATCATGGGCTACGACCTGCCTGGAGGCGGTGCCGGCCCCTCCACCGAGGCCTGCCTCAAGCTTGCTATGCCCGAGGTGCAGTATTCAAACTATCTGTTGCGGAAGCAGAAGCGCCGAGGTGGTGTGCGGTCGAGGCCGGAACCGGTCCTGGATAATCCTCCCCCTCGGCCCATCCGAGCACTGCCCCGCATCCCCCAGGGTACCTGA